In the Daphnia pulicaria isolate SC F1-1A chromosome 2, SC_F0-13Bv2, whole genome shotgun sequence genome, one interval contains:
- the LOC124326939 gene encoding uncharacterized protein LOC124326939, with the protein MYSYTANVTGSDAYWSKRRRELEAIMQQKGLGTAFFTVSFADNHWDDLHRLMPNGSAEPKLRYQIYAGRLMAQKLADPQYTANLSEQDVQEKQDLVEAGILAELKVLKYADTLLCACNTRSDPVNPFNAEVPVPHPCSSNVSSILNDGAAMDDFYERLANCVQRHVCRPDGYYLQLILDHHAAMNYMVKYASKQERSGNTLQQVIKTIINKADVTDNAGSAFRSSIIRSIGHRDIGKGEASRILFSGHHCESSFNYVNVSLDLTVNEVFRNPTTGELETRPTLLTYFAKRHVYIEQNTYPNWNLDQPNFIEFCRHFTVVKGNLRNNPKPDKTIVLTFPVHRNSPTSATYHLFCRYSLIKFFPWTESSIPMLLDDNLVVRQWQDFRLTAAQELRQYFNLDEELQSRLDQAADDLQEEDNIENDNFNQLEWQQAVGMRPAGEQEVRSDLPVIDRSFPWLTSLQLHYTPHELACGSTWVVNHLTNGRDLGTDSTDLPFVSPSQLNRSQRMWFDMVVEALQSRKQLLLIVNGTAGTGKTFTISAISSAVPKEHIVRSAYTAKAAHLIRGETLHKIFQIPVEKGQGTKFGPLNGAKLAALQEKFRHVKIIIIDEYSMLSLTMLGKIDARLREAKGNNLFCGGLTVILVGDPAQLPPVAAPSLYSQSTAPFANEGRAAYLAFQSVIKLTEVRRQQVEDGDIDQQTFLDTLNSLREGNCSIDQWKFLQARNPEAIANFGTDFEDATYLFATNEAVNRRNYFKLPQLQMPITLLRSVNVPSSGKSKPSDQFRGLEVELYLAIGAQVTLTSNINTDVGLTNGARGTVVDIVYSKQPNVDLPDFIVVRWPDYTGPQFFSTTMNNGISTHNCIPIPAISIRSDDTRAVRIQFPLRLAYAMTVWKSQGETLGKTVVDIGPKETAGLTFVALSRVRHISDLAVLPFDYQRALKISTGDGLFARKMEERRLNMLCQVTQDQWFENNPE; encoded by the exons atgtaCTCCTATACAGCCAATGTCACTGGCAGTGACGCCTACTGGAGCAAGCGTCGGAGAGAATTAGAGGCTATAATGCAACAGAAAGGTCTTGGCAcggctttttttactgttagctTTGCTGACAATCACTGGGACGACCTCCATCGTCTCATGCCCAACGGTTCAGCtgaaccaaaacttcgctaccaga TCTACGCTGGCCGACTTATGGCGCAAAAACTAGCTGATCCACAGTACACAGCAAACCTTAGCGAACAAGACGTCCAAGAAAAGCAAGATCTAGTTGAAGCCGGCAttcttgcagaactcaaggttCTAAAGTATGCCGATACTCTGTTGTGTGCCTGTAATACTCGGTCTGATCCAGTCAACCCGTTCAATGCTGAAGTACCAGTTCCCCATCCGTGTTCAAGCAATGTCTCGTCAATTTTGAACGATGGAGCAGCCATGGACGACTTCTACGAAAGATTGGCAAACTGTGTTCAACGTCACGTCTGTCGACCAGACGGTTACT ATCTTCAGCTCATTCTTGATCATCACGCTGCAATGAACTACATGGTCAAGTATGCTAGCAAACAAGAGCGGTCTGGAAACACTTTACAGcaagtgatcaaaacgattatcaaCAAGGCTGATGTCACAGATAATGCTGGCTCCGCTTTTCGCTCCTCTATCATTCGTTCCATTGGCCATCGTGACATCGGGAAAGGTGAAGCGTCGCGCATTTTGTTTTCCGGCCACCACTGTGAATCATCCTTCAATTACGTCAACGTTTCTTTGGACCTGACTGTAAACGAAGTCTTCAGAAATCCAACGACTGGTGAGTTGGAAACTCGACCAACTCTGCTTACCTACTTTGCCAAACGTCATGTTTACATTGAACAAAACACCTACCCCAATTGGAATCTTGATCAACCCAATTTTATCGAGTTTTGTCGTCACTTCACTGTCGTCAAAGGGAATCTTAGAAATAATCCCAAGCCGGACAAGACCATTGTTTTGACATTCCCGGTGCATCGAAATTCTCCTACGTCAGCTACCTACCATCTGTTCTGCCGATATTCGCTAATCAAGTTTTTCCCATGGACGGAATCATCTATTCCAATGCTTTTGGATGACAACCTTGTCGTACGCCAATGGCAAGACTTTCGATTGACTGCAGCTCAGGAACTGCGTCAATATTTCAACTTAGACGAAGAATTACAAAGTCGATTAGATCAGGCAGCTGATGACCTCCAGGAAGAAGACAACATTGAAAACGACAACTTTAATCAACTTGAATGGCAGCAAGCGGTCGGTATGCGACCTGCTGGCGAACAAGAAGTTCGTTCTGATCTACCTGTGATTGACCGTTCTTTCCCTTGGCTGACTAGTCTTCAGCTTCATTACACTCCACATGAATTGGCCTGTGGAAGCACTTGGGTGGTTAATCATCTAACCAACGGAAGAGATCTCGGCACTGATTCTACAGATTTACCGTTTGTCAGTCCCAGTCAACTGAATCGTTCACAACGAATGTGGTTCGATATGGTTGTTGAGGCTCTGCAATCTCGGAAACAGTTGTTATTGATCGTCAATGGCACAGCTGGTACTGGCAAAACCTTCactatttcagcaatttccAGTGCTGTCCCTAAAGAACATATCGTCCGTTCGGCCTACACCGCGAAAGCTGCCCATCTCATCCGCGGTGAAACTTTGCAcaagatatttcaaattccagtagAAAAAGGCCAAGGCACAAAGTTTGGCCCTCTTAATGGAGCGAAACTGGCAGCTCTTCAAGAGAAATTTCGTCATGTTAAAATTATCATAATTGACGAATATTCAATGTTGAGCTTGACCATGCTTGGAAAAATTGACGCTCGTCTTCGTGAAGCTAAAGGcaacaaccttttttgtgGTGGGCTGACTGTTATTTTGGTTGGAGATCCAGCTCAGCTTCCTCCTGTGGCTGCTCCTTCCCTCTATTCCCAATCAACAGCACCGTTTGCCAACGAGGGTCGGGCCGCTTACTTGGCTTTCCAATCCGTCATCAAGTTGACAGAAGTTCGACGACAACAAGTAGAAGATGGCGACATTGACCAGCAAACATTCCTGGACACACTCAACTCTTTGAGAGAGGGAAACTGTTCCATAGACCAGTGGAAATTCCTTCAAGCAAGGAATCCGGAAGCCATTGCCAACTTTGGCACTGATTTTGAAGATGCGACCTACTTGTTTGCCACCAACGAAGCTGTTAATCGCaggaattactttaaattaccACAACTTCAAATGCCAATCACCCTACTACGGTCGGTAAATGTGCCTTCAAGTGGCAAGTCAAAGCCATCTGATCAGTTTCGAGGGCTTGAAGTTGAACTGTACCTTGCGATTGGAGCCCAAGTAACGTTAACATCCAACATCAACACGGATGTGGGTCTCACTAATGGTGCCAGAGGTACCGTGGTTGACATCGTCTATTCCAAACAGCCCAATGTTGATCTGCCTGATTTCATCGTTGTTAGATGGCCTGATTATACCGGTCCTCAATTCTTCTCTACAACCATGAATAACGGCATTTCAACTCACAACTGTATACCAATCCCGGCAATATCCATACGGTCTGATGACACGAGAGCCGTCCGGATTCAGTTTCCCCTTCGCCTGGCTTATGCGATGACCGTATGGAAATCTCAAGGAGAAACTCTAGGCAAAACTGTTGTAGACATCGGTCCCAAAGAAACCGCCGGCCTGActttcgtcgctctttcaaGGGTAAGACACATTAGTGATTTGGCCGTCTTGCCATTTGACTATCAAAGAGCATTGAAAATATCGACTGGCGATGGGTTATTTGCtagaaagatggaagaaagaCGGCTAAATATGTTGTGTCAGGTTACACAAGATcaatggtttgaaaataacccagaataa
- the LOC124325985 gene encoding protein lethal(2)k10201-like, translated as MTPLHSLQKIIPRVHSPSFMTISVDCRLRRDFFYMMSSENLRPQLNNNWERLSQFGVRRRFIDDNFYEPGNKLCQNVLGKKSIIIFDNEDFLHPNIKKFTCHVPGCVKVFYTLVSFEDHYNTNHRFVCDTCHKRLPSPHLLDLHISERHDSYFAALAERKPMFQCFVESCNLRFSAKNERRSHCIEVHKFPPDFRYDSSKNGEKKKKLAANTDPSVIKPKPASKMFGFGHSSNRGMFRSRGRGGFHSGNKKSRNTAEDLEVSMADLEEALPSME; from the exons ATGACTCCACTCCATAGCCTCCAAAAAATCATTCCCCGAGTCCATTCCCCGAGTTTTA TGACAATCAGTGTCGATTGTCGACTGCGTCGAGACTTTTTTTATATGATGTCGTCGGAAAACTTACGTCCGCAATTGAACAATAATTGGGAGAGATTGTCACAATTTGGAGTTCGAAGGAGATTCATCGATGATAACTTTTATGAGCCAGGCAACAAATTGTGCCAAAATGTTCTGggtaaaaaatcaataattataTTTGACAATGAAGATTTTCTTCATCCTAA TATAAAAAAGTTTACATGCCATGTTCCTGGGTGTGTGAAAGTATTTTATACCTTGGTTAGCTTTGAAGACCACTATAATACTAATCATCGGTTTGTTTGTGATACCTGTCATAAGCGTCTTCCATCCCCACATTTATTGGATTTGCACATTTCTGAAAGACATGATTCTTACTTTGCAGCCCTTGCAGAAAGGAAACCAATG ttcCAATGTTTTGTGGAGAGCTGCAACTTAAGATTTTCAGCTAAGAATGAACGACGCTCACACTGCATAGAAGTGCATAAATTCCCCCCTGACTTTCGCTATGATTCTTCTAAGAatggtgaaaagaaaaagaagttagCTGCTAATACAGATCCTTCAGTAATTAAACCCAAGCCAGCCAGTAAAATGTTTGGGTTTGGGCACAGTTCGAATCGGGGTATGTTTCGAAGCCGTGGTCGTGGAGGATTTCATTCGGGCAATAAAAAATCCCGGAACACAGCTGAAGATCTGGAGGTGTCAATGGCGGATCTGGAAGAAGCTTTACCATCCatggaataa